In Streptomyces sp. RFCAC02, the following proteins share a genomic window:
- a CDS encoding alpha/beta hydrolase, with translation MEQSTHRLVPTPAGRTHLVEQGSGPLVLLVHGFPESWYSWRRQLPALAAAGYRAAAIDVRGYGRSSRPADPAAYRMLDLVEDAAAVVRALGEETAVVVGHDWGATIAANSALVRPDVFRAAALLSVPYTPRGGPRPSDVFASMGGDEEFYVSYFQEPGRAEAEIEPDVRGWLAGFYAALSADTMPHDGAPDPHFVSRGGTLRDRFPAGDAPAWLGDGDLDVYAGEFERTGLTGALGRYRNMDRDWEDLAPWDGAPVTCPSLFIGGARDASTAWLSDAIDAFPATLPGLHAAHLLDGCGHWVQQERPDEVNRLLTEWLATLPG, from the coding sequence ATGGAGCAGTCCACCCACCGTCTGGTCCCCACCCCGGCGGGGCGGACCCACCTGGTCGAACAGGGCAGCGGCCCGCTCGTCCTGCTGGTGCACGGGTTCCCCGAGTCCTGGTACTCCTGGCGCCGCCAGCTCCCGGCGCTCGCCGCCGCCGGATACCGCGCGGCGGCCATCGACGTACGCGGCTACGGCCGTTCGTCCCGGCCGGCGGACCCGGCGGCGTACCGCATGCTCGACCTCGTCGAGGACGCCGCGGCCGTGGTGCGCGCCCTCGGCGAGGAGACCGCCGTCGTCGTCGGCCACGACTGGGGCGCGACGATCGCCGCGAACTCCGCGCTCGTACGGCCCGACGTCTTCCGCGCCGCCGCCCTGCTGAGCGTCCCCTACACGCCGCGCGGCGGCCCCCGCCCCAGCGACGTGTTCGCCTCGATGGGCGGCGACGAGGAGTTCTACGTCTCCTACTTCCAGGAGCCCGGCCGCGCCGAGGCGGAGATCGAGCCCGACGTGCGGGGCTGGCTCGCCGGCTTCTACGCCGCCCTGTCCGCCGACACGATGCCGCACGACGGCGCGCCCGACCCGCACTTCGTGTCCCGCGGCGGGACGCTCCGCGACCGGTTCCCGGCGGGAGACGCCCCCGCCTGGCTCGGCGACGGCGACCTCGACGTGTACGCCGGGGAGTTCGAGCGGACCGGCCTCACCGGCGCGCTGGGCCGCTACCGGAACATGGACCGCGACTGGGAGGACCTGGCGCCCTGGGACGGCGCGCCCGTCACCTGCCCGTCCCTGTTCATCGGCGGTGCGCGGGATGCCTCGACAGCCTGGCTGTCCGACGCCATCGACGCCTTCCCCGCCACCCTGCCCGGCCTGCACGCCGCGCACCTCCTCGACGGCTGCGGTCACTGGGTGCAGCAGGAACGCCCCGACGAGGTGAACAGGCTCCTGACGGAGTGGCTCGCCACCCTGCCCGGCTGA
- a CDS encoding alpha/beta hydrolase has translation MTTAARAGHRVHRDIAYAAPAGRGHLLDLYVPASGGGPFPLVVFQAGSAFRSDDTKGGPPPGTAGDDEPLSAASLARRWTPHGYAVAGLNVRSSAQAPFPAQVHDVKAALRHLRANAGRLGLDPGRFATMGTSSGGWVATMAGVTSGDPRFEGGLGDAGHSSAVQAVIDLYGPTDFLAMDAHRPPGGQEHDPADSPESALMGFPIRTRPDAVREANPAAHVTAGSPPIWIAHGTDDPYVPAHQSELLFAAYEAAGATATLTLVPRTGHTDTYLPSAARSAGRTVAHTTGGTTTRADGPAPTYDTLLAFLDEHLRRA, from the coding sequence GTGACGACAGCGGCCCGTGCCGGCCACCGCGTGCACCGCGACATCGCCTACGCGGCCCCCGCCGGCCGCGGCCACCTGCTGGACCTGTACGTCCCCGCGTCCGGCGGCGGCCCGTTCCCCCTGGTCGTCTTCCAGGCCGGGTCCGCCTTCCGCAGCGACGACACCAAGGGCGGTCCGCCGCCGGGCACCGCCGGGGACGACGAGCCGCTGTCGGCCGCTTCGCTCGCGCGCCGCTGGACGCCCCACGGGTACGCGGTCGCCGGGCTCAACGTCCGCAGCAGCGCGCAGGCGCCGTTCCCCGCGCAGGTCCACGACGTGAAGGCCGCGCTCCGCCACCTGCGCGCGAACGCGGGACGCCTCGGCCTCGACCCCGGCCGCTTCGCCACCATGGGCACCAGCAGCGGCGGCTGGGTCGCCACCATGGCGGGCGTCACGTCCGGCGACCCCCGGTTCGAGGGCGGCCTCGGCGACGCCGGGCACTCCAGCGCCGTACAGGCCGTCATCGACCTGTACGGGCCGACGGACTTCCTCGCGATGGACGCCCACCGCCCGCCCGGCGGGCAGGAGCACGACCCGGCCGACTCGCCCGAGTCCGCGCTGATGGGCTTCCCCATCCGGACGCGCCCCGACGCCGTGCGGGAGGCGAACCCGGCGGCCCACGTCACCGCCGGGAGCCCGCCGATCTGGATCGCCCACGGCACCGACGACCCGTACGTGCCCGCGCACCAGAGCGAGCTGCTGTTCGCGGCGTACGAGGCGGCCGGGGCCACCGCGACCCTGACGCTCGTCCCGCGCACCGGCCACACCGACACCTACCTGCCGTCGGCCGCGCGCTCGGCGGGCAGGACCGTCGCGCACACCACGGGCGGCACGACCACCCGCGCGGACGGCCCGGCGCCGACGTACGACACGCTCCTCGCGTTCCTCGACGAGCATCTGAGGCGGGCCTGA
- a CDS encoding STAS domain-containing protein, with protein sequence MSAFTLHSTTTTAGVTVLSPRGDLDFDALPDVERALMELPSAPGAVELDMAGVPFMDLAGLRLLHRLAQEEARLGRRVTARGWRRQPRKLLRLAGTLAPSGGDRTADPVARAVRALTEDR encoded by the coding sequence GTGTCCGCCTTCACTCTGCACAGCACCACGACGACGGCCGGCGTGACCGTCCTGTCCCCGCGCGGGGACCTGGACTTCGACGCCCTGCCGGACGTGGAGCGCGCCCTCATGGAGCTGCCGTCCGCGCCCGGCGCGGTCGAACTCGACATGGCGGGTGTGCCGTTCATGGACCTGGCGGGTCTGCGGCTCCTGCACCGCCTCGCGCAGGAGGAGGCGCGGCTCGGCCGCCGTGTCACCGCGCGGGGCTGGCGGCGGCAGCCGAGGAAGCTGCTGCGGCTCGCCGGCACGCTCGCGCCGTCCGGCGGGGACCGGACGGCCGACCCGGTCGCCCGTGCCGTGCGGGCACTCACGGAAGACCGCTAG
- a CDS encoding MFS transporter → MLLIGTFAVRAAGFVYPYLAYHLSDRDVGSRAVTVILALFGAGWLTGQFLCGALADRIGRRATLAGAMVTAAAVFPVLAQSHTVASLAAASFVAGFVYDSPRPIVAAVIADTVPDEPTRARIAGWRHFATNLGAAVTGAVGGALAAPLGFPVLFLINAAVCAAFAAVVLKAVPLTAPGAATDPAPSGSYRAAFGDVRLVLLWFISLCAFVPLMALYSILPLMMTEDGLPASAYGWSQAAGAAAVLILSPLMNGWLARRASGPSPMVGLLAAGTLVLGVGMGSAGFASGAAGYAAAVVLSVPGEIVAFVAAADVLNRISPPHARGLYAGIWGTAMAASVLLAPLLAGWCLAAGGHLLVAAALFGCGLAGAAVSVPLNGLTRRTSPVLAS, encoded by the coding sequence GTGCTGCTCATCGGCACGTTCGCCGTCCGGGCCGCCGGATTCGTCTACCCCTACCTCGCCTACCACCTCTCCGACCGCGACGTCGGCTCCCGGGCCGTCACGGTGATCCTGGCGTTGTTCGGCGCCGGCTGGCTCACCGGCCAGTTCCTGTGCGGCGCCCTCGCCGACCGCATCGGCCGCCGCGCCACGCTGGCCGGCGCCATGGTCACAGCCGCCGCCGTCTTCCCCGTCCTGGCGCAGAGCCACACCGTCGCGTCGCTCGCGGCGGCGTCCTTCGTCGCCGGTTTCGTCTACGACTCGCCGCGCCCCATCGTGGCCGCCGTCATCGCCGACACCGTGCCCGACGAGCCGACCCGCGCCCGTATCGCCGGCTGGCGGCACTTCGCCACCAACCTGGGCGCCGCCGTGACCGGCGCCGTCGGCGGCGCGCTCGCCGCACCGCTCGGCTTCCCCGTGCTGTTCCTGATCAACGCGGCGGTCTGCGCCGCGTTCGCGGCCGTCGTGCTGAAGGCCGTCCCCTTGACCGCCCCCGGCGCCGCCACCGACCCGGCGCCGTCCGGGAGTTACCGCGCCGCGTTCGGCGACGTCCGGCTCGTCCTGCTGTGGTTCATCAGCCTGTGCGCGTTCGTCCCCCTGATGGCGCTGTACTCGATCCTGCCGCTGATGATGACGGAGGACGGCCTCCCCGCGTCCGCCTACGGATGGTCACAGGCGGCCGGAGCGGCGGCCGTGCTCATCCTGTCGCCGCTGATGAACGGCTGGCTGGCGCGCCGCGCGTCCGGTCCCTCCCCCATGGTCGGCCTGCTCGCCGCCGGCACGCTCGTGCTGGGCGTCGGCATGGGATCGGCGGGCTTCGCGTCCGGCGCGGCCGGTTACGCCGCCGCCGTCGTCCTCTCCGTGCCCGGCGAGATCGTGGCGTTCGTCGCGGCGGCCGACGTCCTGAACCGCATATCCCCGCCCCACGCCCGCGGCCTGTACGCCGGAATCTGGGGGACGGCCATGGCCGCTTCCGTGCTGCTCGCACCGCTGCTCGCGGGCTGGTGCCTGGCCGCAGGCGGCCATCTCCTCGTCGCGGCGGCCCTGTTCGGCTGCGGGCTCGCCGGAGCCGCCGTCTCCGTCCCCCTCAACGGACTGACGAGGCGCACCTCGCCGGTCCTCGCATCATGA
- a CDS encoding TetR family transcriptional regulator produces MATRDPDRKRRQLMEAALAEFAEFGVAGARVDRLAGRAGISPGLVYSFAAGKEGLFEAVYGAIAEQTVDAVPIDADDLPEYAGRLHDAGQQHPQVMRFLTWYALESTERPASDAVARSMRDKITAIEAAQRRGSVRRDRPAAEILALVLTLANMWQHHTEDVNSLVPPAQQRATITDAVRRLVAPDRPADH; encoded by the coding sequence ATGGCGACACGTGACCCCGACCGCAAGCGCAGGCAGCTGATGGAAGCCGCCCTCGCCGAGTTCGCCGAGTTCGGCGTGGCCGGCGCCCGCGTGGACCGGCTCGCCGGACGCGCGGGCATCAGCCCCGGCCTGGTGTACTCCTTCGCCGCCGGCAAGGAGGGCCTGTTCGAGGCCGTCTACGGGGCGATCGCCGAGCAGACCGTGGACGCGGTCCCCATCGACGCCGACGACCTGCCCGAGTACGCCGGCCGCCTGCACGACGCCGGGCAGCAGCACCCCCAGGTCATGCGCTTCCTCACCTGGTACGCGCTGGAGAGCACCGAACGGCCGGCGTCCGACGCCGTGGCCCGCTCGATGCGGGACAAGATCACCGCCATCGAGGCCGCCCAGCGACGCGGCAGCGTCCGCCGGGACAGGCCGGCCGCGGAGATCCTGGCGCTCGTCCTGACTCTCGCGAACATGTGGCAGCACCACACCGAGGACGTCAACTCCCTCGTCCCGCCCGCGCAGCAGCGCGCGACGATCACCGACGCCGTACGCCGCCTCGTCGCCCCGGACCGGCCCGCCGATCACTGA
- a CDS encoding NADH oxidase: MRRIAAEARTFHLRSLTEDVTLDQESGGDALVLLSRWGTDRVDRPSPRVREVLRRMALGPVLLTGTPEPADGEPVVPRVLGRLSHLVIHTLGVDDLRGPLLSALPVARHAAFPRVRLSERQPVRAAGPLLLTTRGSGWVLKHAGSPYRVIVHRSEAALVASLLAWPVTPGAASAALRLPPRVTAAVIGHLVAAGIAEPVGRPAD, translated from the coding sequence ATGCGACGCATCGCCGCGGAGGCGCGTACGTTCCACCTCCGGTCCCTGACGGAGGACGTCACACTCGACCAGGAGAGCGGCGGGGACGCGCTGGTCCTCCTCAGCCGCTGGGGGACCGACCGCGTCGACCGGCCGTCACCCCGCGTCCGCGAGGTGCTGCGCCGCATGGCCCTCGGGCCGGTGCTGCTCACGGGAACGCCGGAGCCCGCGGACGGCGAACCGGTCGTCCCCCGTGTGCTGGGGCGGCTCTCCCACCTCGTGATCCACACCCTCGGCGTGGACGACCTGCGCGGTCCCCTGCTCTCGGCCCTGCCGGTCGCGCGGCATGCCGCGTTCCCGCGCGTCCGGTTGTCCGAACGGCAGCCGGTGCGTGCGGCGGGTCCGCTGCTGCTGACCACCCGCGGCTCCGGGTGGGTGCTGAAGCACGCCGGCTCGCCGTACCGGGTGATCGTGCACCGGTCGGAAGCGGCCCTGGTGGCCTCCCTCCTGGCCTGGCCCGTGACGCCGGGGGCGGCGTCGGCCGCCCTGCGGCTGCCGCCCCGTGTCACGGCGGCCGTCATCGGCCACCTGGTCGCGGCGGGGATCGCCGAGCCGGTCGGACGTCCGGCGGACTGA
- a CDS encoding ATP-grasp domain-containing protein: protein MNHVSNPLLLLGTGGPTVAAAAYREPCLADIAAARPVVLVDEHAPEWARPHLTDHIAVDLRDAEATAAAVKAYAERQPLSGVMTYMEGHVITTAVLARQLGLPGATPESMEACRDKARTRHLLDVHGVPSARSVLADDADAAVAWAEANGFPVMLKPRSQAASAGVVRADSAAEVRVAFDRATQETYSGIGQVGPQGVLVEEFLDGPEISVEVAVLGPGDSRIIAVTRKRVGPPPTAQEYGHCVDARDPLLTDPELTGLLTAAVDAVGVTRGTLCIEVMLTARGPRIVEINGRIGGDLLHILIREAMGLSLSGIAADIAAGVGPQLTPTRERAAAIRFLYPDRTGVLDRLTAPAHLSEPDWVERLVVTAAPGTPVAAPPAASYDDRLAHWIVRGDDPEQCTARLDEVEAGMDLAITPADGH from the coding sequence ATGAACCACGTTTCCAACCCCCTTCTCCTCCTCGGCACCGGCGGCCCCACTGTGGCCGCGGCCGCCTACCGCGAGCCCTGCCTCGCCGACATCGCCGCCGCCCGCCCTGTCGTCCTGGTCGACGAGCACGCGCCCGAGTGGGCGCGCCCTCACCTGACCGACCACATAGCGGTGGACCTCCGCGACGCGGAGGCGACGGCGGCCGCGGTCAAGGCGTACGCCGAACGGCAGCCCCTGAGCGGCGTGATGACGTACATGGAGGGCCATGTCATCACCACGGCCGTCCTCGCGCGCCAGCTCGGACTGCCCGGCGCCACGCCCGAGTCGATGGAGGCGTGCCGCGACAAGGCGCGGACGCGGCACCTCCTGGACGTGCACGGCGTGCCCTCCGCGCGCTCGGTCCTGGCGGACGACGCGGACGCCGCCGTCGCCTGGGCCGAGGCGAACGGTTTCCCCGTCATGCTCAAGCCCCGGTCGCAGGCGGCCAGCGCGGGCGTGGTGCGGGCGGATTCGGCGGCCGAGGTGCGGGTGGCGTTCGACCGGGCCACCCAGGAGACCTACAGCGGCATCGGCCAGGTCGGTCCGCAAGGCGTCCTCGTGGAGGAGTTCCTCGACGGCCCCGAGATCAGCGTGGAGGTCGCCGTCCTCGGCCCGGGCGACAGCCGGATCATCGCCGTCACCCGCAAGCGCGTCGGGCCGCCGCCGACCGCCCAGGAGTACGGGCACTGCGTCGACGCCCGCGACCCGCTGCTGACCGATCCCGAGCTGACCGGCCTGCTCACCGCGGCGGTGGACGCCGTCGGCGTGACGCGCGGCACGCTGTGCATCGAGGTCATGCTGACGGCCCGCGGCCCGCGCATCGTCGAGATCAACGGCAGGATCGGCGGCGACCTGCTGCACATCCTGATCCGCGAGGCCATGGGCCTCAGCCTGTCGGGGATCGCGGCGGACATCGCCGCCGGGGTCGGTCCGCAGCTCACGCCGACCCGTGAGCGAGCCGCCGCCATCCGGTTCCTCTACCCGGACCGCACCGGTGTCCTCGACCGCCTGACGGCCCCGGCACACCTGTCCGAGCCCGACTGGGTGGAGCGGCTCGTCGTCACGGCCGCGCCGGGCACCCCGGTGGCCGCGCCGCCGGCGGCCTCGTACGACGACCGCCTCGCCCACTGGATCGTGCGGGGCGACGACCCGGAGCAGTGCACGGCACGCCTCGACGAGGTGGAGGCCGGAATGGACCTGGCCATCACCCCCGCCGACGGCCACTGA
- a CDS encoding response regulator transcription factor, with the protein MIRILLAEDMHMVRGALVALLGLEHDLDVVSELARGDEILAAARATRPDVAVIDIDLPGVDGLTAAARLHEEMPSCRTLILTSLGRPGTLRRALAARVSGFLLKDESPERLADAVRRAHAGQRVVDPELALAAWDGLESPLTERETEVLRLAAQGHEAVEIAAALHLTPGTVRNYLTTVVTKLNARNRVDAIRIARESDWLV; encoded by the coding sequence GTGATCCGCATCCTGCTGGCCGAGGACATGCACATGGTGCGCGGTGCCCTCGTCGCCCTGCTCGGCCTGGAGCACGATCTCGACGTGGTGAGCGAACTCGCGCGCGGCGACGAGATCCTGGCGGCCGCCCGCGCCACACGGCCCGACGTCGCGGTCATCGACATCGACCTGCCCGGTGTCGACGGGCTCACCGCCGCCGCGCGGCTGCACGAGGAGATGCCCTCGTGCCGGACCCTGATCCTCACCAGCCTCGGCCGCCCTGGCACCCTGCGACGCGCGCTGGCCGCCCGGGTCTCCGGGTTCCTGCTCAAGGACGAATCCCCGGAACGGCTCGCCGACGCGGTGCGCCGGGCGCACGCGGGACAGCGGGTCGTGGACCCCGAGCTGGCGCTCGCCGCGTGGGACGGCCTGGAGAGCCCGCTCACCGAGCGGGAGACGGAGGTGCTGCGACTGGCCGCGCAGGGGCACGAGGCGGTGGAGATAGCCGCGGCCCTGCACCTGACCCCGGGCACCGTGCGGAACTACCTGACCACCGTCGTCACCAAGCTGAACGCGCGCAACCGTGTCGACGCGATCCGCATAGCGCGGGAGTCCGACTGGCTCGTGTGA
- a CDS encoding oxidoreductase encodes MDSHWTPADIPDLSGRTALITGANSGIGHRTARVLAERGARVLLAGRRPEPLADAARRLRADVPGARLETVEIDLADLGAIREAAAPLAAAETLDLLVNNAGVMDVPERRLTRDGLELTVGTNHLGHFALTAHLMPALRRSAAARVVTVSAVAAAWRSGDLADLMSERGYRPMSAYAKSKRANVVFTRELARRLAGGAHRAVAVHPGSAITDLQRHTSTSRTGRLILAVASRTLMGSADGAAWPSLYAATHPGVVNGAYLGPAGRDQTSGTPKPVRLPAGADDPDVGAWLWRESERLTGVTFPVPQS; translated from the coding sequence GTGGATTCGCACTGGACCCCGGCCGACATCCCCGATCTCTCGGGCCGGACCGCACTGATCACCGGCGCCAACAGCGGCATCGGCCACCGCACCGCCCGGGTGCTGGCGGAACGCGGTGCCCGCGTCCTGCTCGCGGGACGGCGCCCGGAGCCCCTGGCGGATGCCGCCCGCCGCCTGCGCGCGGATGTCCCCGGCGCCCGCCTGGAGACCGTGGAGATCGACCTCGCCGACCTCGGCGCGATCCGCGAGGCGGCCGCCCCGCTCGCCGCGGCCGAGACCCTCGACCTCCTCGTCAACAACGCCGGTGTGATGGACGTCCCGGAGCGACGGCTGACCCGCGACGGGCTGGAACTCACGGTGGGCACCAACCACCTCGGCCACTTCGCGCTGACCGCGCACCTGATGCCCGCCCTGCGGCGCTCGGCGGCCGCCCGCGTCGTCACGGTCAGCGCCGTCGCCGCCGCCTGGCGCTCCGGTGATCTCGCGGATCTGATGAGCGAGCGCGGCTACCGCCCGATGAGCGCGTACGCGAAGTCCAAGCGCGCCAACGTCGTCTTCACCCGGGAACTCGCCCGCCGCCTCGCCGGCGGCGCGCACCGCGCCGTGGCCGTCCATCCGGGCTCTGCCATCACCGACCTGCAGCGTCACACCTCCACCAGCCGGACGGGGCGCCTGATCCTGGCTGTCGCCTCCCGTACCCTGATGGGCTCCGCCGACGGCGCGGCCTGGCCGTCCCTGTACGCCGCGACCCACCCCGGGGTCGTCAACGGGGCCTACCTCGGCCCGGCCGGACGCGACCAGACCTCCGGCACGCCCAAGCCGGTCCGGCTGCCCGCCGGGGCCGACGATCCCGACGTGGGGGCCTGGCTGTGGCGCGAGAGCGAGCGGCTGACCGGCGTCACCTTCCCGGTCCCCCAGAGCTGA
- a CDS encoding HD domain-containing protein: MDLPDEAAIRALHERHAPGRAAFDLVHTHCRIVAGIADALAARYGGPALDTDLVRAGCLLHDIGVYRLYGPDGTSLDHARYIRHGVLGDELLAAEGFPERLRRFCSHHTGVGITRDDITSRGLPLPVADYLAETPEERLVMYADKFHTKSSPPAFLSAGRYAEHARGFGEDKAAGFRRLRDEFGDPGHDELAALAARHGHAFLD; the protein is encoded by the coding sequence ATGGACCTGCCGGACGAGGCCGCGATCCGCGCCCTGCACGAACGGCATGCGCCGGGCCGCGCGGCGTTCGACCTCGTGCACACGCACTGCCGGATCGTCGCCGGGATCGCGGACGCCCTCGCCGCGCGGTACGGCGGCCCCGCCCTCGACACGGACCTCGTGCGGGCCGGCTGCCTCCTGCACGACATCGGCGTGTACCGGCTCTACGGCCCCGACGGCACGTCCCTCGACCACGCCAGGTACATCCGCCACGGCGTCCTCGGTGACGAGCTGCTGGCCGCCGAGGGCTTCCCCGAACGGCTCCGCCGCTTCTGCTCCCACCACACGGGCGTGGGCATCACCCGCGACGACATCACGTCACGGGGCCTGCCGCTGCCGGTCGCCGACTACCTGGCCGAGACCCCGGAGGAGCGGCTCGTGATGTACGCGGACAAGTTCCACACGAAGTCGTCCCCGCCGGCCTTCCTGTCGGCCGGCCGGTACGCGGAGCACGCGCGCGGGTTCGGCGAGGACAAGGCGGCCGGGTTCCGGCGGCTGCGGGACGAGTTCGGCGACCCGGGGCACGACGAACTGGCCGCCCTCGCGGCGCGCCACGGCCACGCGTTCCTGGACTGA
- a CDS encoding serine/threonine-protein kinase: MTEPGSGPPPADQVRPLQPQDPREVAGHALHGRLGTGGMGTVYFATAPDGRPVALKLVHTQLAEDPLFRRRFEHEVRAARRVHGRFLVPPVASDTDAAVPWLATAYVPGPSLLTAVAAHGPLPQDAVVRLTAGVAEALATIHAAGVVHRDLKPGNVLLAADGPAVIDFGIARAADATSLTSAESRVGTPAFMAPEQIVGHGSVTAAVDVFALGLTAAFAAAGSHPFGEGATPALLYRIINEEPDLGGCPAGLRDLIGACLAKDPGDRPAPAAVVESCRELAGTMGLPDHLPGTGWLPARLVATAAPPPVAPAPALPPHYPPHILSAPVPGPLTTVSPHRPATRPGGRRDGRRAALAALGTVTAAVLAVVLTAVLTSGGGSDDDRAAQDDLSLTSSPPSWTPDPEPPTADRTTPEPDPETETETEPETEPETESEPEPDPTTEEAAEEPPPDDDARDTPDNTPAGIEILSFVTLYDDSCACEVGYAEIGVDGIDADSWVVVDWYLDGTFQDVRISDDLAGPSEFVALEYPYPTDDCFLTYSIEATLYPSGLSATADYSACADFPPPLLD; this comes from the coding sequence GTGACGGAACCGGGGTCCGGCCCACCGCCCGCCGACCAGGTCCGGCCGCTCCAGCCGCAGGACCCGCGCGAGGTCGCCGGCCACGCCCTGCACGGCCGCCTCGGCACCGGCGGCATGGGCACCGTCTACTTCGCCACGGCCCCGGACGGCCGCCCGGTCGCCCTCAAGCTGGTGCACACCCAGCTCGCCGAGGACCCGCTGTTCCGGCGGCGGTTCGAGCACGAGGTCAGGGCGGCCCGGCGGGTGCACGGCCGGTTCCTGGTCCCGCCGGTCGCCAGCGACACCGACGCCGCCGTGCCCTGGCTGGCCACCGCGTACGTCCCGGGTCCCTCGCTGCTGACGGCCGTGGCCGCGCACGGTCCGCTGCCGCAGGACGCGGTGGTCCGGCTGACCGCCGGGGTCGCCGAGGCGCTGGCGACGATCCACGCGGCCGGGGTCGTGCACCGCGACCTCAAGCCGGGCAATGTGCTGCTGGCCGCCGACGGGCCGGCCGTCATCGACTTCGGCATCGCGCGTGCGGCCGACGCCACCTCGCTGACCAGCGCCGAGTCACGCGTCGGCACCCCGGCGTTCATGGCGCCCGAGCAGATCGTGGGCCACGGCTCGGTGACGGCCGCGGTGGACGTGTTCGCCCTCGGACTGACCGCCGCGTTCGCCGCCGCCGGCAGCCACCCGTTCGGTGAGGGTGCCACGCCCGCGCTCCTCTACCGGATCATCAACGAGGAGCCCGACCTGGGCGGCTGCCCGGCCGGGCTGCGCGACCTGATCGGCGCCTGCCTGGCGAAGGACCCCGGCGACCGCCCGGCCCCGGCCGCCGTCGTCGAGTCCTGCCGCGAACTGGCCGGGACGATGGGCCTGCCCGACCACCTGCCCGGCACCGGCTGGCTCCCCGCCCGGCTGGTCGCTACGGCCGCGCCGCCACCGGTCGCGCCGGCTCCCGCCCTGCCGCCGCACTATCCGCCGCACATCCTGTCCGCGCCGGTCCCCGGGCCGCTCACCACCGTCTCGCCGCACCGGCCGGCCACCCGGCCCGGCGGGCGCCGCGACGGCCGCCGGGCCGCTCTCGCGGCCCTGGGCACCGTGACCGCCGCCGTACTGGCCGTCGTCCTGACCGCCGTCCTGACCAGCGGCGGCGGCTCCGACGACGACCGCGCCGCTCAGGACGACCTGTCGCTCACCTCGTCGCCGCCGTCGTGGACCCCGGACCCGGAACCGCCGACGGCCGACAGGACCACTCCGGAACCGGATCCCGAGACCGAGACCGAGACCGAACCGGAGACCGAACCGGAGACGGAATCCGAGCCCGAACCCGACCCCACCACCGAGGAAGCGGCCGAGGAACCGCCCCCCGACGATGACGCCCGCGACACACCGGACAACACCCCGGCCGGCATCGAGATCCTCAGCTTCGTCACGCTCTACGACGACTCCTGTGCCTGCGAGGTCGGTTACGCCGAGATCGGGGTGGACGGCATCGACGCGGACTCCTGGGTCGTCGTGGACTGGTACCTGGACGGCACGTTCCAGGACGTCCGGATCTCCGACGACCTCGCCGGGCCGAGCGAGTTCGTCGCCCTGGAGTACCCCTACCCGACCGACGACTGCTTCCTG
- a CDS encoding AfsR/SARP family transcriptional regulator, translating into MEYFVIGLLGPLSVQVGGVPVAPSAGQQRRLMALLAANLGREVGMAAIEEELWAGRPPGRPAAAVQTYVKELRRRIGDAVVTLPDAVDPKQILSRGHGGYRLGGPGAVLDVHDFERSVRDASRALAAGDHEEASRRLTAGLALWRGRALDDVRGGGALRAEALRLDELRLTALETRIGADLHLGRHARLISELTALTSLHPFQENLHGQLMLALHRSGRQSRALDVYRCLRARFVRELGIEPSRRLRALHRSVLAADPALDPPALAGLAS; encoded by the coding sequence GTGGAGTACTTCGTGATCGGGTTGCTGGGGCCGCTGTCGGTGCAGGTCGGCGGTGTCCCCGTGGCGCCCAGCGCCGGCCAGCAGCGCAGGCTGATGGCGCTGCTCGCGGCGAACCTGGGGCGGGAGGTCGGCATGGCCGCGATCGAGGAGGAACTGTGGGCGGGACGGCCCCCAGGACGTCCGGCCGCCGCCGTGCAGACGTACGTCAAGGAGCTGCGCCGCCGGATCGGTGACGCCGTGGTGACGCTGCCGGACGCGGTGGACCCGAAGCAGATCCTGAGCCGCGGCCACGGCGGCTACCGCCTCGGCGGGCCGGGCGCCGTCCTGGACGTCCACGACTTCGAGCGGTCCGTGCGCGACGCGTCCCGCGCGCTCGCCGCGGGCGACCACGAGGAGGCGTCGCGCCGGCTCACGGCCGGACTCGCGCTGTGGCGCGGCCGGGCGCTGGACGACGTACGCGGCGGGGGCGCGCTGCGCGCGGAGGCGCTGCGGCTGGACGAACTGCGGCTGACCGCCCTGGAGACACGGATCGGCGCCGACCTCCACCTCGGCCGGCACGCCCGGCTGATCAGCGAACTCACCGCGCTCACCAGCCTCCACCCCTTCCAGGAGAACCTGCACGGCCAGCTCATGCTGGCGCTGCACCGCAGCGGCAGGCAGTCGCGGGCACTGGACGTGTACCGGTGCCTGCGCGCGAGGTTCGTCCGGGAACTCGGTATCGAACCGTCACGCCGGCTCCGGGCGCTGCACCGGTCGGTCCTGGCCGCCGACCCGGCACTGGACCCGCCGGCGCTCGCGGGCCTCGCCTCCTGA